The Cellulomonas flavigena DSM 20109 DNA segment CGACCGCGGGGTCGGGTGGACGTGCGGTGGTGGACACGCGCGCGTCGGCCCGGCCCCGTGCGCCGCCCGGCCGCTGGTCAACGGCCGAGGAGGCGCTGGATCCAGGAGCGGGGCGGGTCGGCGAGGCCGGGGGTGCTGGTCGTGTCGCGCACGTCCGTGAGCGGCGGCGGGGGAGGGGCGTCGACGGCGACGGTGCCGTGCGGGGCGTCGCGCATCGCGTCCTCCAGGTTCGCCAGGGTCTCCACGACGCGGTCGAGGAAGTCGTCGACCTCGTCCTGGTCGTACCCCTCGCGGAACTTGGTGGCCCGGAACAGCACGTCCCGCACGTCCTGCGCCGTCACCG contains these protein-coding regions:
- a CDS encoding DivIVA domain-containing protein; translated protein: MLSADDVLSTRFTATKFAEGYDQNDVDDFLDRVTRTLRAAQSGERAPDAVTAQDVRDVLFRATKFREGYDQDEVDDFLDRVVETLANLEDAMRDAPHGTVAVDAPPPPPLTDVRDTTSTPGLADPPRSWIQRLLGR